The following coding sequences lie in one Primulina huaijiensis isolate GDHJ02 chromosome 2, ASM1229523v2, whole genome shotgun sequence genomic window:
- the LOC140971564 gene encoding putative E3 ubiquitin-protein ligase LIN-1 isoform X1, protein MSGSCRFEMDQNDIVRTLITTVGSFIQDRLIDKDRRTQHKEQCAERLAAEEGDNDKDSEVRYSDQAVLANLDWGIDALEEAINTSNTETKMAQLDYAEKMLQVCARLNSSQKTAGVPNFYLSSWAHLNLAFLWKLRNNVNNSVLHILEMFIIDPFFSRIDFAPELWKSLFLPQMNSIIGWYSEERSRIMMDVIPDTSDLSFSVDFDQYFNESLILSVRPEQAERIQHLEQLYGQFLDDNTKLYAKYYKDCMNYDPATSRKMIPMLPIAEPPMTPLHETSSQPIPDYVKFGPILPKSAGFSPVMRPQEGSRKASRLNITSTSSENQANFTAWATQEEIPDESEDFCDGPNVVAGTKDGANDNAGKGFGVLKVDGTIVSNSSIRLKKDEENISRRQLIKLKSWGQSPRNSSPTDSPKPPPSNISSPKENRSSKKVQTSMLRLLSTRMDSSVSTSRPGSPLSFCDNSSISSRDSDGEMPGQAKSSNRSTGHTQSVKQIFIESIHGNSQSQGDEGSQSVASSPRSEMVTPQSRPPKDFVCPITGQILNDPVTLETGQTYERKAIQEWMNRGNTTCPITRQPLSAVSLPKTNYVLRRLITSWKEQHPDLAQEFSCSETPRNFLTNMESESILSYTSNLPRDRSFNNETEHKPQRFTRTGLSTSPTSVIAQAAVEMVINALKPYILCLCNSEDLQECEAAVLMIASICEDSNVDSAINLYLSSPTIVNGFMEMLSTSLNKDVLRTTIYILSKLIQADESVGELLTSIDTDFYYLADLLKKGLAESATLMYMLRPTFSHLSSHNLTPSLVLIISNKDEDSADLKFAIAPKDAAIALLEQIVVRGDESDMSRNAVDVISVTGIPALLNCLNRVDERQAVVSILLSCIRIDMTCRNMVANGIELSLVLELFHGGNDSARGLCVEFLCELVQLSRRTLSNKILQTIKEEGTFSTMHILLVYLQMSPMEQKPAIATLVLQLDLLDAPRKMSIYREEAMAALLEALQRKDFPSSQIMALGALSSLSGHSRTSKKPCMDAWLLKTAGLDRQYAVVVRGEEVKTGETEFSETLKDEERAARTWEKRIAFVLSNHENGAIFKALDECFKSNSIEIAKSCLVVATWLVYMLYSFPDCGIRDIARKSLLDKFMNVLQSSKNNEDKILAALAVRGFINEPVGLNEVAVYAKSMWKILRRLKKSCTVAHDIMKALMNMTSVDPSELWSCIEGPDLDVSMNGEILSMLQIKNRLISSHSDGTIKVWDTGRKTPRLIQEVREHSKAVTCLYVPPSHDKLYSGSLDKTIRVWSIKQDEIYCIQVHDVKESVVVLSANASYACFASQGHGVKVYNWSGVPRHVNLNKQIKCLAFHGDKLYCGSSGYTIQEVDLRTQTSSTFYSGAKKLLGKQTIHSLEIHGGLIFAGGTSVDGTAGKVLTSLVFSLSNKAVIGSLSTGLDIHQIAVNNDFILAATKCGMIEVWQKERMTKITHIKMRFGGSARITSLATDSEGQKLFAGTSEGKIQAWSLD, encoded by the exons ATGTCTGGGAGTTGTAGGTTTGAAATGGACCAAAACGATATAGTTAGAACACTGATCACCACCGTGGGAAGTTTCATTCAAGATAGATTAATAGATAAAGATAGAAGAACTCAGCACAAAGAACAATGTGCTGAGAGATTAGCGGCCGAGGAAGGAGACAATGATAAAGACAGTGAAGTAAGGTACTCGGATCAAGCAGTTTTAGCAAATCTTGATTGGGGGATTGACGCTCTTGAGGAAGCAATCAACACATCTAATACAGAAACTAAGATGGCTCAGTTGGACTATGCAGAAAAGATGTTACAAGTATGTGCTAGGTTAAATTCAAGTCAGAAAACAGCTGGAGTCCCAAACTTTTACCTCTCGTCTTGGGCTCATTTGAATCTCGCATTCTTGTGGAAGTTGAGGAATAATGTAAACAATTCGGTTCTTCATATTTTAGAGATGTTTATCATAGACCCTTTCTTCTCGCGGATTGATTTTGCTCCCGAGCTTTGGAAATCTCTATTCCTTCCTCAAATGAACTCGATTATTGGATGGTACTCCGAGGAGAGGAGTAGGATAATGATGGATGTGATTCCGGACACGTCCGACTTGTCGTTTTCTGTAGATTTTGATCAGTATTTTAATGAATCTTTAATCTTGTCCGTGAGGCCTGAGCAAGCCGAGAGAATTCAGCATTTGGAGCAGCTTTATGGGCAGTTTTTGGATGATAATACAAAGCTTTACGCCAAGTACTATAAGGATTGCATGAACTATGATCCTGCTACTAGCAGGAAGATGATTCCTATGTTGCCTATTGCAGAGCCACCAATGACTCCTCTACACGAGACCAGCAGCCAACCGATTCCCGATTACGTAAAATTTGGTCCGATTCTGCCTAAGAGTGCTGGATTTTCTCCAGTTATGAGACCTCAAGAAGGTTCAAGGAAAGCATCCAG ATTGAATATAACTTCAACCTCTTCAGAGAATCAGGCGAATTTCACTGCTTGGGCTACTCAG GAGGAAATCCCCGACGAGTCTGAAGATTTTTGTGATGGTCCTAATGTAGTTGCAGGAACCAAAGATGGAGCAAATGATAATGCTGGCAAGGGATTTGGTGTACTAAAGGTCGATGGCACAATTGTGTCTAATAGCAGCATCAGACTAAAGAAAGATGAGGAAAATATATCCCGGAGACAACTAATTAAACTGAAAAGTTGGGGACAATCACCTCGAAATAGCTCTCCAACAGATTCACCTAAACCTCCtccttcaaatatttcttctccAAAAGAGAATAGAAGTTCTAAAAAGGTCCAAACATCTATGTTGCGACTCCTCTCCACTCGTATGGATTCCTCGGTTTCAACTTCTCGACCTGGTTCTCCACTTTCATTCTGTGATAATTCAAGCATTAGCTCACGAGACTCCGATGGAGAAATGCCA GGACAAGCGAAGTCCTCAAATAGAAGTACTGGTCATACACAAAGtgtaaaacaaatatttatagAGAG TATTCATGGGAATTCTCAAAGTCAAGGTGATGAAGGAAGCCAGAGTGTTGCATCTTCTCCACGATCCGAGATGGTGACTCCTCAGTCAAGACCCCCAAAAGATTTTGTCTGCCCTATCACTGGTCAAATCTTAAATGATCCAGTCACTCTTGAAACGGGACAAACATATGAAAGGAAAGCCATCCAAGAATGGATGAATAGAGGAAATACAACTTGTCCCATTACTAGACAGCCTCTCTCCGCTGTTTCGCTGCCCAAGACGAATTATGTTCTCAGGAGGCTGATAACCTCTTGGAAAGAACAACATCCCGACCTTGCTCAGGAATTTTCATGCTCTGAAACGCCACGAAACTTTTTGACCAACATGGAATCAGAATCCATTCTATCTTACACTTCCAATCTTCCACGTGACAGGAGCTTCAATAATGAAACAGAACATAAACCTCAAAGATTCACACGAACTGGACTTTCCACATCTCCCACCAGTGTGATAGCTCAAGCAGCTGTTGAAATGGTTATCAATGCATTGAAACCTTACATTCTGTGTCTTTGTAATTCTGAGGACTTGCAAGAATGTGAAGCTGCTGTCTTGATGATAGCCAGCATCTGTGAGGACTCGAATGTGGATTCGGCTATTAATTTGTATTTATCTTCACCTACTATAGTAAATGGATTTATGGAAATGTTGTCGACATCATTGAACAAGGATGTGCTTCGAACAACAATTTACATACTTTCGAAGCTTATTCAAGCGGATGAGAGTGTTGGTGAACTTCTGACAAGCATTGACACGGATTTCTACTATCTGGCAGATTTACTGAAAAAAGGTCTCGCCGAATCTGCAACTCTGATGTATATGCTCAGGCCAACATTCTCTCATCTTTCTTCTCACAATTTAACACCATCCCTTGTACTTATAATTTCGAACAAAGATGAAGATTCTGCTGATCTTAAATTTGCTATAGCACCCAAAGATGCTGCTATTGCATTGCTTGAGCAAATTGTTGTGAGAGGAGATGAGAGCGATATGTCACGTAACGCAGTGGATGTTATCTCCGTGACTGGAATCCCGGCTCTGCTGAATTGCCTGAATAGGGTTGATGAAAGACAAGCGGTTGTATCTATACTTTTGAGTTGCATTAGAATTGATATGACCTGCAGGAATATGGTGGCAAATGGAATTGAATTATCTCTAGTTCTCGAGTTATTTCATGGGGGAAACGATAGTGCGAGAGGATTATGTGTGGAGTTTCTCTGTGAATTAGTTCAGTTGAGCCG GAGAACATTAAGCAACAAGATTTTGCAAACGATTAAAGAAGAGGGTACGTTTAGTACAATGCACATTCTCTTGGTCTATTTGCAAATGTCTCCAATGGAGCAAAAGCCTGCCATTGCTACTCTTGTTCTTCAGCTTGACCTTTTG GATGCTCCTCGGAAGATGAGCATCTATAGGGAAGAAGCCATGGCAGCACTGTTAGAGGCACTTCAAAGAAAAGATTTCCCATCTTCTCAAATCATGGCCCTTGGTGCACTATCATCTCTTTCGGgacattcaagaacttcaaaaaaGCCATGCATGGATGCTTGGCTGCTAAAGACGGCAGGGTTAGACCGGCAGTATGCTGTTGTGGTAAGAGGGGAGGAAGTGAAGACCGGAGAAACAGAATTTAGTGAAACATTG AAAGACGAAGAGAGAGCAGCAAGGACTTGGGAGAAGAGAATTGCATTTGTACTTTCTAATCATGAGAACGGCGCTATTTTTAAAGCTCTGGATGAATGTTTTAAAAGCAATTCAATAGAGATAGCGAAATCTTGTCTAGTGGTGGCCACATGGCTTGTGTACATGCTTTACAGTTTCCCTGATTGTGGAATAAGGGACATAGCTCGTAAATCATTGCTTGACAAGTTCATGAACGTGTTACAATCGTCGAAGAACAATGAGGACAAAATACTGGCTGCCCTTGCCGTGAGAGGATTCATCAATGAACCAG TTGGACTGAATGAAGTCGCAGTGTATGCCAAAAGTATGTGGAAAATCTTGAGGCGTCTCAAGAAAAGTTGCACAGTGGCACATGATATAATGAAAGCATTGATGAACATGACATCAGTTGATCCG TCAGAGCTGTGGTCCTGTATTGAGGGCCCTGACCTGGACGTATCCATGAATGGCGAAATTCTCTCTATGCTTCAGATTAAGAATCGCTTGATAAGCAGCCATTCGGACGGAACCATAAAG GTGTGGGACACTGGAAGGAAGACTCCTCGATTAATTCAAGAAGTTCGTGAACACTCAAAGGCTGTTACATGCCTTTATGTCCCACCTTCACACGACAAGCTGTACAGCGGATCTTTGGACAAAACTATCCGC GTTTGGTCGATCAAACAGGATGAAATTTACTGTATTCAGGTACACGACGTGAAAGAATCTGTGGTTGTGTTGTCAGCAAATGCTAGTTATGCTTGCTTTGCTTCTCAAGGACATGGTGTTAAG GTTTATAATTGGTCAGGCGTGCCAAGACACGTTAACTTAAACAAACAAATCAAGTGCCTTGCCTTTCATGGCGATAAACTATACTGTGGTTCCTCTGGCTACACAATCCAG GAGGTGGATTTAAGAACACAAACATCATCAACATTTTACTCTGGTGCCAAAAAGTTACTAGGCAAACAAACAATCCACTCACTTGAAATTCACGGTGGCCTCATATTTGCTGGTGGAACTTCTGTTGATGGAACAGCAGGAAAGGTGTTAACTTCTTTG GTGTTCTCGCTGTCCAACAAGGCAGTGATTGGGTCGTTGTCAACTGGCCTTGACATTCATCAGATTGCTGTAAATAATGACTTCATACTTGCTGCCACAAAATGTGGGATGATAGAAGTTTGGCAAAAAGAAAGAATGACGAAGATCACGCATATCAAAATGAGATTTGGAGGGAGTGCAAGAATTACGTCTCTGGCTACGGATTCAGAAGGGCAAAAGCTTTTTGCAGGAACCTCGGAAGGCAAAATCCAG GCTTGGAGTTTGGACTGA
- the LOC140971564 gene encoding putative E3 ubiquitin-protein ligase LIN-1 isoform X2: protein MSGSCRFEMDQNDIVRTLITTVGSFIQDRLIDKDRRTQHKEQCAERLAAEEGDNDKDSEVRYSDQAVLANLDWGIDALEEAINTSNTETKMAQLDYAEKMLQVCARLNSSQKTAGVPNFYLSSWAHLNLAFLWKLRNNVNNSVLHILEMFIIDPFFSRIDFAPELWKSLFLPQMNSIIGWYSEERSRIMMDVIPDTSDLSFSVDFDQYFNESLILSVRPEQAERIQHLEQLYGQFLDDNTKLYAKYYKDCMNYDPATSRKMIPMLPIAEPPMTPLHETSSQPIPDYVKFGPILPKSAGFSPVMRPQEGSRKASRLNITSTSSENQANFTAWATQEEIPDESEDFCDGPNVVAGTKDGANDNAGKGFGVLKVDGTIVSNSSIRLKKDEENISRRQLIKLKSWGQSPRNSSPTDSPKPPPSNISSPKENRSSKKVQTSMLRLLSTRMDSSVSTSRPGSPLSFCDNSSISSRDSDGEMPGQAKSSNRSTGHTQSVKQIFIESIHGNSQSQGDEGSQSVASSPRSEMVTPQSRPPKDFVCPITGQILNDPVTLETGQTYERKAIQEWMNRGNTTCPITRQPLSAVSLPKTNYVLRRLITSWKEQHPDLAQEFSCSETPRNFLTNMESESILSYTSNLPRDRSFNNETEHKPQRFTRTGLSTSPTSVIAQAAVEMVINALKPYILCLCNSEDLQECEAAVLMIASICEDSNVDSAINLYLSSPTIVNGFMEMLSTSLNKDVLRTTIYILSKLIQADESVGELLTSIDTDFYYLADLLKKGLAESATLMYMLRPTFSHLSSHNLTPSLVLIISNKDEDSADLKFAIAPKDAAIALLEQIVVRGDESDMSRNAVDVISVTGIPALLNCLNRVDERQAVVSILLSCIRIDMTCRNMVANGIELSLVLELFHGGNDSARGLCVEFLCELVQLSRRTLSNKILQTIKEEGTFSTMHILLVYLQMSPMEQKPAIATLVLQLDLLDAPRKMSIYREEAMAALLEALQRKDFPSSQIMALGALSSLSGHSRTSKKPCMDAWLLKTAGLDRQYAVVVRGEEVKTGETEFSETLKDEERAARTWEKRIAFVLSNHENGAIFKALDECFKSNSIEIAKSCLVVATWLVYMLYSFPDCGIRDIARKSLLDKFMNVLQSSKNNEDKILAALAVRGFINEPVGLNEVAVYAKSMWKILRRLKKSCTVAHDIMKALMNMTSVDPSELWSCIEGPDLDVSMNGEILSMLQIKNRLISSHSDGTIKVWDTGRKTPRLIQEVREHSKAVTCLYVPPSHDKLYSGSLDKTIRVWSIKQDEIYCIQVHDVKESVVVLSANASYACFASQGHGVKVYNWSGVPRHVNLNKQIKCLAFHGDKLYCGSSGYTIQEVDLRTQTSSTFYSGAKKLLGKQTIHSLEIHGGLIFAGGTSVDGTAGKVFSLSNKAVIGSLSTGLDIHQIAVNNDFILAATKCGMIEVWQKERMTKITHIKMRFGGSARITSLATDSEGQKLFAGTSEGKIQAWSLD, encoded by the exons ATGTCTGGGAGTTGTAGGTTTGAAATGGACCAAAACGATATAGTTAGAACACTGATCACCACCGTGGGAAGTTTCATTCAAGATAGATTAATAGATAAAGATAGAAGAACTCAGCACAAAGAACAATGTGCTGAGAGATTAGCGGCCGAGGAAGGAGACAATGATAAAGACAGTGAAGTAAGGTACTCGGATCAAGCAGTTTTAGCAAATCTTGATTGGGGGATTGACGCTCTTGAGGAAGCAATCAACACATCTAATACAGAAACTAAGATGGCTCAGTTGGACTATGCAGAAAAGATGTTACAAGTATGTGCTAGGTTAAATTCAAGTCAGAAAACAGCTGGAGTCCCAAACTTTTACCTCTCGTCTTGGGCTCATTTGAATCTCGCATTCTTGTGGAAGTTGAGGAATAATGTAAACAATTCGGTTCTTCATATTTTAGAGATGTTTATCATAGACCCTTTCTTCTCGCGGATTGATTTTGCTCCCGAGCTTTGGAAATCTCTATTCCTTCCTCAAATGAACTCGATTATTGGATGGTACTCCGAGGAGAGGAGTAGGATAATGATGGATGTGATTCCGGACACGTCCGACTTGTCGTTTTCTGTAGATTTTGATCAGTATTTTAATGAATCTTTAATCTTGTCCGTGAGGCCTGAGCAAGCCGAGAGAATTCAGCATTTGGAGCAGCTTTATGGGCAGTTTTTGGATGATAATACAAAGCTTTACGCCAAGTACTATAAGGATTGCATGAACTATGATCCTGCTACTAGCAGGAAGATGATTCCTATGTTGCCTATTGCAGAGCCACCAATGACTCCTCTACACGAGACCAGCAGCCAACCGATTCCCGATTACGTAAAATTTGGTCCGATTCTGCCTAAGAGTGCTGGATTTTCTCCAGTTATGAGACCTCAAGAAGGTTCAAGGAAAGCATCCAG ATTGAATATAACTTCAACCTCTTCAGAGAATCAGGCGAATTTCACTGCTTGGGCTACTCAG GAGGAAATCCCCGACGAGTCTGAAGATTTTTGTGATGGTCCTAATGTAGTTGCAGGAACCAAAGATGGAGCAAATGATAATGCTGGCAAGGGATTTGGTGTACTAAAGGTCGATGGCACAATTGTGTCTAATAGCAGCATCAGACTAAAGAAAGATGAGGAAAATATATCCCGGAGACAACTAATTAAACTGAAAAGTTGGGGACAATCACCTCGAAATAGCTCTCCAACAGATTCACCTAAACCTCCtccttcaaatatttcttctccAAAAGAGAATAGAAGTTCTAAAAAGGTCCAAACATCTATGTTGCGACTCCTCTCCACTCGTATGGATTCCTCGGTTTCAACTTCTCGACCTGGTTCTCCACTTTCATTCTGTGATAATTCAAGCATTAGCTCACGAGACTCCGATGGAGAAATGCCA GGACAAGCGAAGTCCTCAAATAGAAGTACTGGTCATACACAAAGtgtaaaacaaatatttatagAGAG TATTCATGGGAATTCTCAAAGTCAAGGTGATGAAGGAAGCCAGAGTGTTGCATCTTCTCCACGATCCGAGATGGTGACTCCTCAGTCAAGACCCCCAAAAGATTTTGTCTGCCCTATCACTGGTCAAATCTTAAATGATCCAGTCACTCTTGAAACGGGACAAACATATGAAAGGAAAGCCATCCAAGAATGGATGAATAGAGGAAATACAACTTGTCCCATTACTAGACAGCCTCTCTCCGCTGTTTCGCTGCCCAAGACGAATTATGTTCTCAGGAGGCTGATAACCTCTTGGAAAGAACAACATCCCGACCTTGCTCAGGAATTTTCATGCTCTGAAACGCCACGAAACTTTTTGACCAACATGGAATCAGAATCCATTCTATCTTACACTTCCAATCTTCCACGTGACAGGAGCTTCAATAATGAAACAGAACATAAACCTCAAAGATTCACACGAACTGGACTTTCCACATCTCCCACCAGTGTGATAGCTCAAGCAGCTGTTGAAATGGTTATCAATGCATTGAAACCTTACATTCTGTGTCTTTGTAATTCTGAGGACTTGCAAGAATGTGAAGCTGCTGTCTTGATGATAGCCAGCATCTGTGAGGACTCGAATGTGGATTCGGCTATTAATTTGTATTTATCTTCACCTACTATAGTAAATGGATTTATGGAAATGTTGTCGACATCATTGAACAAGGATGTGCTTCGAACAACAATTTACATACTTTCGAAGCTTATTCAAGCGGATGAGAGTGTTGGTGAACTTCTGACAAGCATTGACACGGATTTCTACTATCTGGCAGATTTACTGAAAAAAGGTCTCGCCGAATCTGCAACTCTGATGTATATGCTCAGGCCAACATTCTCTCATCTTTCTTCTCACAATTTAACACCATCCCTTGTACTTATAATTTCGAACAAAGATGAAGATTCTGCTGATCTTAAATTTGCTATAGCACCCAAAGATGCTGCTATTGCATTGCTTGAGCAAATTGTTGTGAGAGGAGATGAGAGCGATATGTCACGTAACGCAGTGGATGTTATCTCCGTGACTGGAATCCCGGCTCTGCTGAATTGCCTGAATAGGGTTGATGAAAGACAAGCGGTTGTATCTATACTTTTGAGTTGCATTAGAATTGATATGACCTGCAGGAATATGGTGGCAAATGGAATTGAATTATCTCTAGTTCTCGAGTTATTTCATGGGGGAAACGATAGTGCGAGAGGATTATGTGTGGAGTTTCTCTGTGAATTAGTTCAGTTGAGCCG GAGAACATTAAGCAACAAGATTTTGCAAACGATTAAAGAAGAGGGTACGTTTAGTACAATGCACATTCTCTTGGTCTATTTGCAAATGTCTCCAATGGAGCAAAAGCCTGCCATTGCTACTCTTGTTCTTCAGCTTGACCTTTTG GATGCTCCTCGGAAGATGAGCATCTATAGGGAAGAAGCCATGGCAGCACTGTTAGAGGCACTTCAAAGAAAAGATTTCCCATCTTCTCAAATCATGGCCCTTGGTGCACTATCATCTCTTTCGGgacattcaagaacttcaaaaaaGCCATGCATGGATGCTTGGCTGCTAAAGACGGCAGGGTTAGACCGGCAGTATGCTGTTGTGGTAAGAGGGGAGGAAGTGAAGACCGGAGAAACAGAATTTAGTGAAACATTG AAAGACGAAGAGAGAGCAGCAAGGACTTGGGAGAAGAGAATTGCATTTGTACTTTCTAATCATGAGAACGGCGCTATTTTTAAAGCTCTGGATGAATGTTTTAAAAGCAATTCAATAGAGATAGCGAAATCTTGTCTAGTGGTGGCCACATGGCTTGTGTACATGCTTTACAGTTTCCCTGATTGTGGAATAAGGGACATAGCTCGTAAATCATTGCTTGACAAGTTCATGAACGTGTTACAATCGTCGAAGAACAATGAGGACAAAATACTGGCTGCCCTTGCCGTGAGAGGATTCATCAATGAACCAG TTGGACTGAATGAAGTCGCAGTGTATGCCAAAAGTATGTGGAAAATCTTGAGGCGTCTCAAGAAAAGTTGCACAGTGGCACATGATATAATGAAAGCATTGATGAACATGACATCAGTTGATCCG TCAGAGCTGTGGTCCTGTATTGAGGGCCCTGACCTGGACGTATCCATGAATGGCGAAATTCTCTCTATGCTTCAGATTAAGAATCGCTTGATAAGCAGCCATTCGGACGGAACCATAAAG GTGTGGGACACTGGAAGGAAGACTCCTCGATTAATTCAAGAAGTTCGTGAACACTCAAAGGCTGTTACATGCCTTTATGTCCCACCTTCACACGACAAGCTGTACAGCGGATCTTTGGACAAAACTATCCGC GTTTGGTCGATCAAACAGGATGAAATTTACTGTATTCAGGTACACGACGTGAAAGAATCTGTGGTTGTGTTGTCAGCAAATGCTAGTTATGCTTGCTTTGCTTCTCAAGGACATGGTGTTAAG GTTTATAATTGGTCAGGCGTGCCAAGACACGTTAACTTAAACAAACAAATCAAGTGCCTTGCCTTTCATGGCGATAAACTATACTGTGGTTCCTCTGGCTACACAATCCAG GAGGTGGATTTAAGAACACAAACATCATCAACATTTTACTCTGGTGCCAAAAAGTTACTAGGCAAACAAACAATCCACTCACTTGAAATTCACGGTGGCCTCATATTTGCTGGTGGAACTTCTGTTGATGGAACAGCAGGAAAG GTGTTCTCGCTGTCCAACAAGGCAGTGATTGGGTCGTTGTCAACTGGCCTTGACATTCATCAGATTGCTGTAAATAATGACTTCATACTTGCTGCCACAAAATGTGGGATGATAGAAGTTTGGCAAAAAGAAAGAATGACGAAGATCACGCATATCAAAATGAGATTTGGAGGGAGTGCAAGAATTACGTCTCTGGCTACGGATTCAGAAGGGCAAAAGCTTTTTGCAGGAACCTCGGAAGGCAAAATCCAG GCTTGGAGTTTGGACTGA